In one Rhodospirillaceae bacterium genomic region, the following are encoded:
- a CDS encoding DinB family protein has product MQQLADLGAKTVPVIAKDDEWVFGQSLGDIAELLDIEYDVTPDLSPDELIGRMETILETASRLVRQFPNSTLDENVRDRDRTYRALLSHIFRIPEVFLDATIMAGAEVSYDGLKHPDPDGFATMDEIADYGDQVQKRVSDWREEAKSLDFNKLVDVYWGKTPLHQVLERMTWHPGQHTRQLALLLEEDFDTKPDRPLGPAEMQGLPMPEKAWDD; this is encoded by the coding sequence ATGCAGCAATTGGCCGACTTGGGTGCTAAAACTGTTCCTGTCATCGCCAAGGACGACGAATGGGTCTTCGGTCAATCCCTAGGTGATATCGCTGAGCTTTTGGATATAGAGTACGACGTTACACCAGACCTTTCCCCCGATGAACTCATCGGGCGCATGGAAACCATCCTGGAGACGGCATCCCGTTTGGTGCGACAATTTCCGAATTCGACCCTGGATGAAAACGTTCGGGATCGAGACCGGACCTATCGTGCCCTTCTAAGCCACATCTTCCGCATCCCGGAAGTATTCTTAGATGCCACTATAATGGCTGGTGCCGAAGTCTCGTACGACGGATTAAAACATCCTGACCCTGACGGCTTTGCGACCATGGACGAAATTGCAGATTACGGAGACCAAGTCCAGAAGCGCGTATCGGACTGGCGGGAAGAGGCAAAAAGTCTGGATTTCAATAAGTTGGTCGATGTCTATTGGGGGAAGACCCCGCTTCATCAAGTGTTGGAGCGCATGACGTGGCACCCCGGACAGCACACCCGCCAACTGGCGCTGTTGCTAGAGGAAGATTTCGACACAAAGCCTGATCGTCCATTAGGACCCGCTGAGATGCAGGGCCTGCCGATGCCGGAAAAAGCCTGGGACGATTAA
- a CDS encoding L-seryl-tRNA(Sec) selenium transferase, translating to MTKTDASLQAAVPSVDRILNLPATAALIDAHGRKAVTKEVRQVLAQLRQKIAENGGDALADAADDVLIGKVSSVLERAAQPSLKAVFNLTGTVIHTNLGRSQLPQEAIDAMVAVAGGPANLEFDVAAGKRGDRDSHLEDLLCGLTGAEAATVVNNNAAAVLLVLNALALRKEVPVSRGELIEIGGAFRMPDIMSRAGCKLVEIGTTNRTHLKDYAGALHAKTALLMKVHTSNYVVQGFTKIVPEKEIAALAHENDLPFVVDLGSGTLVDLSAFGLPYERTPTDTIRDGADVVTFSGDKLLGGPQAGIIVGRKDLIDKIKKNPMKRAMRLDKVTIAALAAVLRLYNNPDTLVAKVPTLRHLARSSADIEDLAGRLVAPMSAVFEGVAEVSVVACQSQIGSGSLPIERLNSAAVAITPNASRKGGGTLLKKIAAGFRALPIPVIGRIQDGALLMDVRCLDEEAGFVSQLTKLKF from the coding sequence ATGACAAAGACCGACGCATCTCTTCAAGCTGCTGTCCCGTCTGTGGATCGGATTTTAAATCTTCCTGCCACGGCCGCGTTGATAGACGCCCATGGGCGTAAGGCGGTGACCAAAGAAGTCCGCCAAGTGCTCGCACAGCTTCGCCAAAAAATCGCTGAAAATGGCGGAGATGCTTTAGCTGATGCAGCGGACGATGTGCTTATAGGGAAAGTTTCCTCAGTCCTTGAAAGGGCTGCCCAGCCCTCTCTCAAGGCGGTATTTAACCTAACGGGCACGGTCATCCATACCAACCTCGGGCGCTCCCAATTGCCGCAAGAGGCCATCGACGCGATGGTCGCGGTTGCCGGTGGTCCGGCAAATCTTGAGTTTGATGTTGCTGCTGGTAAGCGCGGAGACCGCGACAGTCATTTGGAAGACTTGTTGTGTGGCCTGACGGGTGCCGAGGCTGCAACAGTGGTTAATAATAACGCGGCTGCGGTTTTGCTGGTTTTGAATGCGCTGGCGCTTCGCAAGGAAGTTCCCGTCTCACGCGGTGAGTTAATTGAAATCGGCGGCGCCTTTCGCATGCCTGATATTATGTCTCGTGCTGGCTGTAAGCTGGTAGAAATTGGAACGACCAACCGGACCCACTTGAAAGACTATGCTGGTGCGCTTCACGCCAAGACAGCCTTGCTGATGAAGGTGCATACCAGCAACTACGTGGTGCAGGGGTTCACCAAGATCGTTCCCGAAAAAGAAATCGCGGCACTCGCCCATGAGAATGATCTGCCCTTCGTGGTTGATCTTGGCAGTGGGACTTTAGTTGATCTCAGCGCGTTTGGGCTGCCGTATGAGCGAACACCAACCGATACCATTCGAGATGGTGCAGACGTCGTGACGTTTAGCGGCGATAAATTGCTAGGGGGGCCGCAAGCCGGGATCATCGTCGGGCGTAAGGATCTGATCGACAAAATCAAAAAGAACCCGATGAAGCGGGCGATGCGGTTGGATAAGGTAACGATTGCCGCACTTGCCGCGGTGCTTCGGCTTTATAACAATCCTGATACGTTAGTGGCCAAGGTGCCGACGCTCAGGCATTTAGCACGCTCATCAGCGGACATTGAGGACCTGGCGGGTCGGTTGGTCGCGCCGATGTCTGCGGTGTTTGAAGGCGTGGCTGAAGTCTCTGTCGTAGCATGTCAAAGCCAGATCGGCAGCGGTTCACTTCCAATTGAACGATTAAACAGCGCTGCGGTGGCGATAACGCCGAATGCCTCCAGAAAAGGGGGCGGTACTTTGTTAAAGAAAATTGCTGCCGGATTTCGAGCGCTCCCCATTCCTGTCATCGGCCGCATTCAAGACGGCGCACTTCTCATGGATGTGCGCTGCTTGGATGAAGAAGCAGGGTTCGTCAGTCAGTTGACCAAGCTGAAATTTTAA